One window of the Acinetobacter equi genome contains the following:
- a CDS encoding methionine ABC transporter ATP-binding protein translates to MVSFGSSLDFTVPHITIRNLNKYYQVQEAQVHALKDINLDIPVGSIFGIIGKSGAGKSSLIRTLNGLENISDGSIHIHKHELSKLSHAELIALRQRIGMIFQHFNLMSSKTVWENVALPLKIAKLSKQEIEQRVNDVLNLVGLDNKADHYPSQLSGGQKQRVGIARALVHRPEILLCDEATSALDPESTSVILSLLKEINQKLGITIVLITHEMQVIREICDQVVVIDKGEIVESGQVWSVFSRPQQKITQELLNLEQLDLPFDLQPYPSENSQVILKLRYEAQIEHSPDLKEILAVFDQSVHLYQSHIDSIQGHLIGSLIISVNQNELDTQQIKEQLKHQIAQIEVLGYV, encoded by the coding sequence ATGGTTAGCTTTGGTTCATCACTCGATTTTACCGTACCACACATTACAATTCGTAATTTAAATAAATACTATCAAGTACAAGAAGCTCAAGTACATGCTCTTAAAGATATTAATTTAGACATTCCTGTCGGGAGTATCTTTGGCATTATAGGCAAAAGTGGCGCGGGTAAATCATCACTCATTCGAACTTTAAATGGGCTTGAAAATATTTCAGATGGTTCTATTCATATTCATAAACATGAATTATCAAAACTTTCTCATGCTGAATTGATTGCACTACGTCAGCGTATTGGGATGATTTTTCAACATTTTAATTTGATGTCCTCAAAAACAGTTTGGGAAAATGTTGCACTTCCTTTAAAAATTGCGAAACTTTCTAAACAAGAAATTGAACAACGCGTAAATGATGTATTAAATTTAGTCGGCTTAGACAATAAAGCCGATCATTATCCATCTCAACTTTCAGGTGGACAAAAACAACGTGTCGGGATTGCTCGAGCATTGGTACATCGTCCTGAAATTTTGCTTTGTGATGAAGCAACATCTGCACTTGATCCTGAAAGTACATCGGTAATTTTATCTTTACTCAAGGAAATTAATCAGAAGTTAGGAATTACAATTGTACTCATTACACATGAAATGCAAGTGATTCGTGAAATTTGTGATCAAGTTGTCGTGATTGATAAAGGTGAAATTGTCGAATCTGGTCAAGTGTGGTCTGTATTTTCTAGACCACAACAAAAGATTACTCAAGAACTGCTTAATTTAGAACAGCTAGATTTACCTTTTGATCTTCAACCATACCCTTCAGAAAATAGCCAAGTAATTTTAAAACTACGCTATGAGGCTCAAATAGAGCACTCACCGGATCTAAAAGAAATCTTGGCTGTATTTGATCAATCAGTTCATCTTTACCAAAGCCATATTGATTCAATTCAAGGTCATTTAATTGGTTCACTTATCATCTCGGTAAATCAAAATGAACTTGATACTCAACAAATTAAAGAACAACTAAAACATCAAATTGCACAAATTGAGGTACTTGGCTATGTATAA
- a CDS encoding methionine ABC transporter permease: MYNQLIDLLITGTIDTLLMVGISALFAFIIGLPLAVIFVCTSEHGIYPSKGINQTLGWIVNITRSVPFLILMVALIPITRFIVGTSYGVWAAIVPLTIAATPFFARIAEVSLREVDSGLIEAAQAIGCNRKQIVWYVLLPEALSGIIAGFTVTLVTMINSSAIAGAIGAGGLGDIAYRYGYQRFDMQIMLAVILVLVVLVMFVQAVGDTFSAHLDKRKI; encoded by the coding sequence ATGTATAACCAACTCATTGATTTACTTATCACAGGAACAATCGATACATTATTAATGGTCGGAATTTCTGCACTTTTTGCATTTATTATTGGTCTACCTCTTGCTGTTATTTTTGTATGTACTTCTGAACATGGAATCTATCCATCTAAAGGCATTAATCAAACTTTAGGCTGGATTGTAAATATCACTCGCTCTGTTCCATTTTTAATTTTAATGGTTGCCTTAATTCCAATTACACGTTTCATCGTGGGAACAAGTTATGGTGTTTGGGCAGCGATTGTGCCGTTAACTATTGCCGCAACGCCATTCTTCGCACGAATTGCTGAAGTGAGTTTACGTGAGGTTGATTCAGGTCTCATTGAAGCTGCGCAAGCCATTGGCTGTAACCGTAAACAGATAGTTTGGTACGTTCTTTTACCTGAAGCATTGTCTGGTATTATCGCAGGATTCACTGTGACCTTAGTCACAATGATTAACTCCTCTGCAATTGCTGGTGCTATTGGTGCAGGTGGATTAGGAGACATTGCCTACCGCTATGGATATCAACGTTTTGATATGCAAATTATGCTTGCTGTTATTTTGGTTCTTGTTGTTTTAGTCATGTTTGTCCAAGCTGTTGGAGACACTTTTTCAGCACATCTAGACAAACGAAAAATATAA
- a CDS encoding SfnB family sulfur acquisition oxidoreductase — MTTYQNLNQFNVQSSKPAHIIQNDAEALEIVQQLAHQFKNHAIQRDAERILPFEEVEAFSQSGLWAITVPKEYGGTDVSTQTLTQIIALISGVDGSLGQIPQNHFYALEVLRNNGSKDQKQKIYAEVLAGARLGNALAEFKTKAAHIRQTIIKKSEQGYIVNGEKFYCTGSIFAHRIPTLVKDENNREFLAFIPRHSEGLSIKNDWTGFGQKTTGSGTVKFENVHVDEDDVIPFDIAFSQPTLVGPFAQVIHAAIETGIARAAFEETLERIRLARPWIDSGVESSTQDPLTLFELGRIITDVRATEVLLKQAARSIEAAKPLPNAENIAKASIDVAKVRALSTEVALKASSKLIELAGSRGSQRVDGLDRFWRNARTHTLHDAARWKYYFIGNYSLNGIIPPRRGTL, encoded by the coding sequence ATGACGACTTATCAAAATTTAAATCAATTCAATGTTCAATCTTCAAAACCAGCACATATTATTCAAAATGATGCAGAAGCTTTAGAAATTGTACAGCAATTGGCTCATCAATTTAAAAACCATGCTATTCAAAGAGATGCTGAACGTATTTTACCATTTGAAGAAGTGGAAGCTTTTAGTCAATCTGGTCTATGGGCAATTACAGTACCGAAAGAATATGGAGGTACCGATGTTTCCACACAGACATTGACACAAATTATTGCCTTAATTAGCGGTGTAGATGGATCCTTAGGTCAAATCCCACAAAATCATTTCTATGCATTAGAAGTATTACGTAATAATGGTTCTAAGGATCAAAAACAAAAAATATATGCTGAAGTTCTCGCAGGCGCTCGCTTAGGAAATGCACTCGCTGAATTTAAAACGAAAGCGGCACACATTCGCCAAACCATAATTAAAAAATCTGAACAGGGATATATTGTGAATGGGGAAAAATTCTATTGCACAGGCAGTATTTTTGCCCACCGTATTCCTACATTGGTCAAAGATGAAAATAACCGTGAATTTTTAGCATTTATACCACGCCACAGTGAAGGTCTGAGCATTAAAAATGATTGGACAGGATTCGGTCAAAAAACAACAGGAAGTGGAACTGTTAAGTTTGAAAATGTTCATGTTGATGAAGATGATGTTATTCCATTTGATATTGCTTTTAGCCAGCCCACGCTTGTTGGTCCATTTGCTCAAGTTATTCATGCAGCGATTGAAACAGGAATCGCTCGAGCTGCATTTGAAGAAACTTTAGAGCGCATCCGCTTAGCAAGACCTTGGATTGATTCAGGTGTGGAATCTTCAACTCAGGATCCACTCACACTATTCGAGTTAGGTCGAATCATTACAGATGTACGAGCAACAGAGGTTTTACTTAAACAAGCTGCTCGTTCAATTGAAGCAGCAAAACCACTACCAAATGCAGAAAACATTGCAAAAGCATCGATTGATGTTGCCAAAGTTCGTGCCCTAAGTACTGAAGTTGCACTTAAAGCATCTTCCAAACTTATTGAATTGGCAGGTAGTCGTGGTAGTCAACGTGTTGATGGATTAGATCGATTTTGGCGCAATGCTCGAACACATACACTTCACGATGCTGCTCGTTGGAAATACTACTTCATTGGAAACTATAGCTTAAATGGAATAATCCCACCACGCAGAGGGACACTGTAA
- a CDS encoding DUF962 domain-containing protein, whose protein sequence is MTRLEKLLSQYAAYHLDRRNVLTHFIGIPLIVFSIICLTANWGIQVEGYSVTVALILMTSCSLYYLSLDLLFGCLMAIIFVLLYPIALIMTEMDTLHWLVLSIMIFVVGWVFQFIGHFYEKKKPAFMDDVIGLAIGPLFVLAEFIFLFGFRTQLKDKVLFEARKQRAEMDKSL, encoded by the coding sequence ATGACGAGATTAGAAAAATTATTGAGTCAATATGCTGCTTATCATTTAGATCGCAGAAATGTTCTCACACATTTTATTGGAATTCCTCTTATTGTTTTTTCAATTATATGCTTAACAGCGAATTGGGGAATTCAGGTAGAAGGATATTCTGTGACTGTGGCTTTGATTTTAATGACATCATGCAGTTTATATTACTTAAGTTTAGATTTGCTTTTCGGATGTTTGATGGCAATTATATTTGTTTTGCTATATCCAATTGCACTTATTATGACAGAAATGGATACCTTACATTGGTTAGTTTTAAGTATTATGATATTTGTTGTTGGTTGGGTTTTTCAGTTTATAGGGCATTTTTACGAAAAGAAGAAACCTGCTTTTATGGATGATGTCATTGGTTTAGCGATAGGTCCATTATTTGTTTTAGCAGAGTTTATATTTCTATTCGGCTTTAGAACACAATTGAAAGATAAAGTGCTTTTTGAAGCAAGAAAGCAACGAGCGGAAATGGATAAAAGTCTTTAG
- a CDS encoding MetQ/NlpA family ABC transporter substrate-binding protein, with protein MSKSQRKNHKLMIIAGIAILLIIGLISYRVINHQPKNNVLKIGISPPYAELLKSVADDVKAKGIDVELIEFSDWQAPNVAVQHGDIDANFFQQSVFLANAIKETGYDLTPFAKGTGSHVGLYSKKYQSLKDIPDNAKVVIPNDPVNLSRALTLLARAGLLSVKDINNELTTLEDITSNPKNLKLIEVEGPQTTHAYHEADLIFGYPHYLKLANVADPSSALLTDPINKKFAILFVTRNDYQDQDKKLETFVETFQNSEKVRKILDKDFGKGMWFEGWK; from the coding sequence ATGTCTAAATCACAACGAAAAAATCATAAGTTAATGATCATTGCTGGTATTGCGATTCTTTTGATTATTGGTCTCATCAGTTATCGCGTGATTAACCATCAACCAAAAAATAATGTACTTAAAATTGGTATTAGCCCACCTTATGCAGAATTATTAAAAAGTGTTGCAGATGATGTTAAAGCCAAAGGCATTGATGTCGAGCTTATTGAATTCTCAGACTGGCAAGCCCCAAATGTTGCCGTACAACACGGTGATATTGATGCCAACTTCTTCCAACAAAGTGTATTTCTAGCCAATGCAATAAAAGAAACAGGCTACGATTTAACGCCTTTTGCAAAAGGAACAGGAAGTCATGTTGGTCTATATTCTAAAAAGTACCAATCTTTAAAAGATATTCCAGACAATGCAAAGGTTGTTATTCCGAATGACCCAGTAAATTTATCACGTGCATTAACTTTATTGGCACGGGCAGGTTTACTTTCAGTGAAAGATATTAACAACGAATTAACAACACTCGAAGATATTACGAGTAATCCCAAAAATCTAAAACTTATTGAAGTAGAAGGCCCACAAACAACTCATGCCTATCATGAAGCAGATTTGATTTTTGGTTATCCACATTACTTAAAATTGGCAAATGTTGCAGATCCATCCTCAGCTTTACTTACCGATCCAATCAATAAGAAATTTGCCATTCTTTTTGTCACTCGCAATGACTATCAAGACCAAGATAAAAAACTAGAAACCTTCGTTGAAACATTCCAAAACTCTGAAAAAGTCCGAAAAATTTTGGACAAAGATTTCGGAAAAGGCATGTGGTTTGAAGGTTGGAAATAA
- a CDS encoding MetQ/NlpA family ABC transporter substrate-binding protein has product MATTQKQSKNKFIIFGIIIIAVIVGLIIWSQQKNSVSNELVIGLSPPFAKQIQVAAEEAKKQGINVKIVEFSDWNTPNITLNHGDIDANYFQHQPFLNNAIKETDFKLKPLGIGAGTHVGLYSKKFKSLDEIPNGARVVIPNDPVNQGRALLLLEQSKLIGLKDSNNHLSNLSDVVSNPKNLNFVEVEGPQTARAVDDADLVFSYPMYLRLAKTIDPNDALALDQTNNTRYAILFVVRDDYEEKHPEKAEQLKKFIHIFQTSDKVKAQLNDEIGEKLWFKGWN; this is encoded by the coding sequence ATGGCTACGACTCAAAAGCAGTCGAAAAATAAATTTATTATTTTCGGCATCATTATTATCGCGGTGATTGTTGGGCTCATTATTTGGTCGCAACAAAAAAACTCTGTCAGCAATGAACTCGTGATCGGTCTAAGTCCACCTTTTGCAAAACAAATTCAAGTTGCTGCTGAAGAAGCCAAAAAACAAGGAATTAATGTAAAGATTGTTGAATTTTCAGATTGGAATACTCCCAATATCACATTAAATCATGGTGATATTGATGCCAACTATTTTCAGCATCAACCCTTTTTAAATAATGCCATTAAAGAAACAGACTTTAAATTAAAGCCACTGGGTATTGGCGCAGGAACACATGTTGGGCTTTATTCTAAAAAATTTAAATCTTTAGATGAAATTCCAAATGGTGCACGCGTCGTTATTCCAAATGATCCTGTAAACCAAGGTCGTGCTCTTTTATTGCTTGAACAATCTAAGTTAATTGGCTTAAAGGATTCAAATAATCATTTATCGAATTTAAGTGATGTTGTCAGCAATCCGAAGAACCTAAACTTTGTTGAAGTTGAAGGACCTCAAACAGCTCGTGCGGTTGATGATGCTGATTTAGTCTTTAGTTATCCAATGTATTTACGTTTAGCAAAAACGATTGATCCTAATGATGCCCTCGCTCTCGATCAAACCAATAATACACGTTATGCCATTTTATTTGTGGTTCGAGATGACTACGAAGAAAAGCACCCAGAAAAAGCTGAACAACTGAAAAAGTTTATTCATATCTTTCAAACATCTGACAAAGTCAAAGCCCAACTCAATGATGAAATTGGTGAAAAACTTTGGTTTAAAGGCTGGAATTAA
- the ychF gene encoding redox-regulated ATPase YchF — protein MGFNCGIVGLPNVGKSTLFNALTKAAIAAENFPFCTIEPNTGIVPVPDSRLDKLAAIVNPQRILPTTMEFVDIAGLVAGASKGEGLGNQFLANIRETDAIAHVVRCFEDENVIHVNGKIDPLDDIATINTELALADLETVTKAVTRLAKSAKGGDKEAVATKAVLDKILPLLDEGKPARAADLDDDERKLVRGFGLLTLKPTMYIANVAEDGFENNPHLDAVRALAAAENAIVVPLCNQIEAEISLLEDEDRAEFLDALGMEEPGLNIVIRAGYSLLGLQTYFTAGVQEVRAWTVKVGATAPQAAGVIHTDFEKGFIRAECIAYEDFVQYNGEAGAKEAGKWRLEGKTYIVQDGDVLHFRFNV, from the coding sequence ATGGGTTTTAATTGTGGTATTGTAGGCCTGCCGAACGTTGGTAAATCTACGCTTTTCAATGCATTGACTAAAGCTGCTATTGCTGCTGAAAACTTCCCATTTTGTACAATTGAACCAAACACAGGGATTGTACCTGTTCCAGATTCACGCCTAGATAAACTTGCTGCAATTGTAAATCCACAACGTATTCTTCCAACAACAATGGAATTCGTAGATATTGCAGGTTTAGTTGCAGGTGCATCTAAAGGTGAAGGTCTTGGTAACCAATTCCTTGCAAATATCCGTGAAACAGATGCAATTGCACACGTTGTTCGTTGTTTTGAAGATGAAAACGTGATTCACGTAAATGGTAAAATTGACCCATTAGATGATATTGCAACAATCAATACTGAACTTGCTCTTGCTGACTTAGAAACTGTAACAAAAGCTGTTACTCGTTTAGCAAAATCTGCAAAAGGTGGCGACAAAGAAGCTGTTGCAACTAAAGCCGTATTAGACAAAATTCTTCCATTATTAGATGAAGGCAAACCTGCTCGTGCAGCTGACCTTGATGATGATGAGCGTAAACTTGTACGTGGTTTTGGTTTACTTACACTTAAACCTACAATGTACATTGCAAACGTTGCAGAAGATGGTTTTGAAAATAACCCTCATTTAGATGCAGTTCGTGCACTTGCTGCGGCTGAAAATGCTATTGTTGTTCCGCTTTGCAACCAAATTGAAGCTGAAATTTCTCTTCTTGAAGATGAAGATCGTGCTGAATTTTTAGATGCTTTAGGCATGGAAGAACCAGGTCTAAACATCGTAATTCGTGCGGGTTATTCGCTCTTAGGTTTACAAACTTATTTCACAGCGGGCGTGCAAGAAGTTCGCGCTTGGACTGTAAAAGTTGGAGCAACTGCGCCTCAAGCTGCTGGTGTTATTCACACTGACTTCGAAAAAGGCTTTATTCGTGCTGAATGTATTGCTTACGAAGACTTCGTTCAATATAACGGTGAAGCTGGTGCTAAAGAAGCAGGTAAATGGCGTTTAGAAGGTAAAACTTATATCGTTCAAGATGGTGACGTTTTACACTTCCGTTTTAATGTATAA
- a CDS encoding LLM class flavin-dependent oxidoreductase — protein sequence MTNNIHKKIILNAFDMNSVGHINHGLWTHPRDESYRFNQLNYWTELAQTLETGLFDGLFIADITGVYDVYQNGIDLTLKESIQLPSHDPSTLVSAMAAVTKNLGFGITVNLSYESPYQFARRFSSLDHLTQGRIGWNIVTGYLDSAAKLVGQAGLKDHDLRYEQAEEFLELAYKFWEGSWEDDAIIIDKENRIFTRPEKVHAIQHYGKFYQSQGVFQVSPSIQRTPVLFQAGASPKGLEFATKHSEAMFIGADTPEKVKAQVEKIRAQTIAQGRHAQDIKILVGISVVTAETDALAQEKYNEYLKYASPEAGLAHFSSSIGFDLSKYQDSETIPYQKSNSIVSVNQRFKENKVTIADLKAQHALGGRYPLFIGSGASVAEQLIHFIDETGIDGFNLTRTVAPESHHDFIRYVIPELQQRGRYKTEYAQGSLRHKLFQQGDRLSKQHPAQQFRCHQHAETSTLSHLDKHTA from the coding sequence ATGACAAACAACATACATAAAAAAATAATTCTGAATGCATTTGATATGAATAGTGTCGGTCATATTAACCATGGCTTGTGGACACATCCAAGAGATGAATCATATCGCTTTAATCAGTTAAATTATTGGACTGAACTAGCACAAACATTGGAAACAGGCTTATTTGATGGTTTATTTATTGCAGATATTACAGGTGTCTATGATGTCTACCAAAATGGAATAGATTTAACTCTCAAAGAATCTATTCAACTCCCAAGTCATGATCCAAGTACTTTGGTTTCAGCAATGGCAGCAGTCACAAAAAATTTAGGTTTCGGTATTACGGTCAATTTAAGTTATGAGTCGCCTTACCAATTTGCACGACGATTTTCCAGTTTAGATCATCTGACTCAAGGTCGTATTGGCTGGAATATTGTGACCGGTTATTTAGATAGTGCAGCAAAATTAGTTGGACAAGCTGGCTTAAAAGATCACGATTTACGTTATGAACAAGCAGAAGAATTCTTAGAACTTGCTTATAAATTTTGGGAAGGTTCATGGGAAGATGATGCCATTATCATCGATAAAGAAAATCGCATTTTTACTAGACCTGAAAAAGTACATGCAATTCAACATTATGGAAAATTCTACCAAAGCCAAGGCGTATTTCAGGTTTCCCCTTCTATTCAACGTACACCTGTATTATTTCAAGCTGGTGCATCGCCAAAAGGGCTTGAATTTGCAACTAAACATTCTGAAGCGATGTTTATTGGTGCTGATACGCCAGAAAAAGTTAAAGCCCAAGTCGAAAAAATTCGTGCTCAAACAATTGCTCAAGGACGTCATGCCCAAGATATAAAAATATTGGTGGGGATCTCTGTAGTTACCGCAGAAACTGATGCTCTAGCACAAGAGAAATATAACGAATATTTAAAATATGCGAGTCCAGAAGCTGGATTAGCTCATTTTTCGAGTTCTATTGGTTTTGATCTTTCTAAATACCAAGACTCAGAAACAATTCCATATCAAAAATCAAATAGCATTGTTTCAGTCAACCAACGCTTTAAAGAAAATAAAGTCACCATCGCGGACTTAAAAGCTCAACATGCTTTAGGTGGTCGCTATCCTTTATTCATTGGTAGTGGTGCATCTGTTGCTGAGCAATTAATTCACTTTATTGATGAAACAGGAATAGATGGTTTCAATCTAACACGAACTGTTGCACCAGAATCACATCACGATTTCATTCGTTATGTCATTCCTGAATTACAACAACGTGGACGTTATAAAACGGAATATGCTCAAGGAAGCTTACGCCATAAATTATTCCAACAAGGCGATCGTTTATCCAAACAACATCCTGCTCAACAATTTCGATGTCATCAACATGCTGAAACATCAACCTTATCTCATTTAGATAAACATACTGCTTAA
- a CDS encoding superoxide dismutase, with protein MAYTLPSLPYAYDALEPNLDTKTMEIHHTKHHQTYINNINAAIEGTEWEKLSVEDLVSKINEVPEHLKHTVINNGGGHANHSLFWTVMSPQGGGDPIGQVSLAIEQELDGFEQFKDAFTKAAISRFGSGWAWLSVTPKKKLIVESSANQDSPLMHGNTPILGLDVWEHAYYLKFQNRRPEYIAAFYNVINWDEVNRRYLQAIK; from the coding sequence ATGGCATATACACTTCCCTCTTTACCTTATGCTTACGATGCACTTGAACCAAATTTAGATACAAAAACAATGGAAATTCACCATACTAAACACCATCAAACCTATATCAATAATATCAATGCTGCTATTGAAGGGACTGAATGGGAAAAACTAAGTGTAGAAGATTTAGTTTCAAAAATTAATGAAGTACCAGAACACTTAAAACATACGGTAATCAATAATGGTGGTGGTCACGCAAACCATTCATTATTTTGGACAGTGATGAGCCCACAAGGTGGTGGTGATCCCATTGGACAAGTTTCATTAGCCATTGAACAAGAATTAGATGGTTTTGAACAATTTAAAGATGCTTTTACCAAAGCTGCAATTAGTCGCTTTGGAAGTGGTTGGGCTTGGTTAAGTGTTACACCTAAGAAAAAATTAATTGTAGAAAGTAGCGCCAATCAGGACTCACCATTAATGCATGGTAATACCCCTATTCTTGGTCTAGATGTATGGGAACATGCTTATTATTTAAAATTTCAAAACCGTAGACCTGAATATATTGCTGCCTTTTATAATGTTATCAATTGGGATGAAGTGAATCGTCGATATTTACAAGCAATCAAATAA
- a CDS encoding AzlC family ABC transporter permease, whose product MSQHNTSQPASFWQGAKDSQAIIFTYLPVSFAFGVSATQFGFTPWEALFLSCSMYAGASQFLVVALLGSGTSIWMTALTVIALDIRHLLYGPALYNLIQDKINLKKTAVWAWGLTDEVFASGMIKLSQRRQEWSESWMLGLSLFSWMSWALGSLLGGLFADQVSNLPQFLQAALDFLLPALFLSFLLAAFDKKYNFVVITTTIVSAISCYFIDLSAAIFIGISSGILAGLFKHYVLKQHDPELMRSHHES is encoded by the coding sequence GTGTCTCAACACAATACATCTCAACCTGCTAGTTTTTGGCAAGGGGCGAAAGATAGTCAGGCGATTATCTTCACCTATTTGCCAGTATCTTTTGCTTTCGGTGTTTCTGCTACACAGTTTGGTTTTACACCATGGGAAGCTTTATTTTTATCATGTTCAATGTATGCAGGAGCTAGTCAATTTCTAGTCGTCGCATTATTAGGTAGTGGAACTTCTATTTGGATGACTGCACTAACAGTCATTGCTTTAGATATTCGTCACTTACTATATGGTCCTGCACTTTATAATCTGATTCAAGATAAAATTAACCTAAAAAAAACCGCAGTATGGGCTTGGGGACTAACCGATGAAGTCTTCGCTTCAGGCATGATTAAATTATCCCAACGTCGTCAAGAATGGTCTGAATCTTGGATGCTCGGTTTAAGCTTATTTAGTTGGATGTCATGGGCACTTGGTTCTTTATTAGGTGGTTTATTTGCAGATCAAGTTTCAAACTTGCCACAATTTCTACAAGCAGCGCTCGACTTCTTATTACCTGCATTGTTCTTAAGTTTCCTTCTTGCTGCATTTGACAAAAAATATAATTTTGTCGTGATTACTACCACAATTGTTTCAGCCATTTCTTGCTATTTTATTGATTTATCTGCTGCTATTTTTATTGGGATTTCATCAGGAATACTTGCTGGCTTATTTAAACATTATGTACTTAAACAACACGACCCTGAATTAATGCGGAGTCACCATGAATCTTGA